One window from the genome of Actinomycetota bacterium encodes:
- a CDS encoding 5'-nucleotidase C-terminal domain-containing protein has protein sequence LDVLKKEELTDVDGSDSQHPNRSGDVVVIARPPYQFDAATPGVAIAPSEFFGQHGYRPDMVNIARNLNMHGTFVAAGPGVRNRGPVAGIRAIDVAPTLAFLMGIPGPQTAQGRILFEILKGGSRYFDAHLLGINDLHGNLTGAGQIYTDPYSGFRGAAGGAAVLARYLLERKRANPGTTVLVHSGDMIGASPPESGLLQDEPTIRVLNEIGFDVGAPGNHEFDEGLEELLRLLNGGPSQFPPGSTFEGQDFPLVSANIVDADTKEPIFDPYLIKRIKGVPMAFIGATTITTPTVVEQGAVDGLEFLDEAEAVNSYVPELKAKGVEAMVLLIHEGGTQDRFPFGTISPRISDVTRALDPEVDVVMAGHSHTALNSRVDGRLVVQASSFGRAFEDVRITLDRKTKDVAAASATLQGVWTYNPPDIADPAHLVEGDPGVQAIVDDAVEQVAPLVNRVVNVAATDLLAGRDGGANAAGESPLGNLIADAQRAEMGTQFAFMNPGGIRARIQAGEVTWGELFAVQPFANDLVKMDLTGAQIWTLLGQQFQTPSNRILEISGLHYRYHLTSPTTGVIDAVFVGPPGDDSTPVPNDASVTYTVTVNSFLAGGGDGFTVLREGTNRVVGPVDLDALVEYVEGLPTPFTSQIEGRIVLTT, from the coding sequence TCCTCGACGTGCTCAAGAAGGAGGAGCTGACCGACGTCGACGGCAGCGACTCCCAGCACCCGAACCGCTCGGGCGACGTGGTCGTGATCGCCCGGCCGCCCTACCAGTTCGACGCGGCCACCCCGGGCGTGGCCATCGCGCCCTCGGAGTTCTTCGGCCAGCACGGCTACCGGCCGGACATGGTGAACATCGCCCGCAACCTCAACATGCACGGCACCTTCGTGGCCGCCGGGCCCGGGGTCCGCAACCGCGGGCCGGTGGCCGGCATCCGGGCGATCGACGTCGCGCCGACGCTCGCCTTCCTCATGGGCATCCCCGGCCCGCAGACGGCACAGGGCCGGATCCTGTTCGAGATCCTCAAGGGCGGCAGCCGCTACTTCGACGCCCACCTGCTGGGGATCAACGACCTCCACGGCAACCTCACCGGGGCCGGGCAGATCTACACCGACCCCTACAGCGGGTTCCGCGGGGCGGCCGGGGGCGCGGCCGTGCTCGCCCGCTACCTGCTGGAGCGCAAGCGGGCCAACCCCGGCACCACCGTGCTGGTCCACTCCGGCGACATGATCGGGGCCAGCCCGCCCGAGTCGGGGCTGCTCCAGGACGAGCCGACCATCCGCGTCCTCAACGAGATCGGCTTCGACGTCGGCGCCCCCGGCAACCACGAGTTCGACGAGGGCCTGGAGGAGCTGCTGCGGCTGCTCAACGGCGGCCCGTCCCAGTTCCCGCCGGGCAGCACGTTCGAGGGCCAGGACTTCCCGCTGGTGTCGGCCAACATCGTCGACGCCGACACCAAGGAGCCGATCTTCGACCCCTACCTGATCAAGCGGATCAAGGGCGTCCCGATGGCCTTCATCGGCGCCACCACCATCACCACCCCGACCGTCGTCGAGCAGGGGGCGGTCGACGGCCTCGAGTTCCTGGACGAGGCCGAGGCCGTCAACAGCTACGTGCCCGAGCTCAAGGCCAAGGGCGTCGAGGCGATGGTGCTGCTGATCCACGAGGGCGGCACCCAGGACCGGTTCCCCTTCGGGACCATCTCGCCCCGGATCAGCGACGTCACCCGGGCCCTCGACCCCGAGGTCGACGTGGTCATGGCCGGGCACTCCCACACCGCCCTGAACTCGCGGGTCGACGGGCGCCTGGTCGTGCAGGCGTCGTCGTTCGGGCGCGCGTTCGAGGACGTCCGCATCACCCTCGACCGCAAGACCAAGGACGTCGCGGCGGCCTCGGCGACCCTGCAGGGGGTCTGGACCTACAACCCGCCCGACATCGCCGACCCGGCCCACCTGGTCGAAGGGGACCCGGGCGTCCAGGCGATCGTCGACGACGCCGTCGAGCAGGTCGCGCCGCTGGTCAACCGGGTCGTCAACGTCGCCGCCACCGACCTGCTGGCCGGGCGTGACGGCGGGGCCAACGCGGCCGGCGAGTCGCCGCTCGGCAACCTGATCGCCGACGCCCAGCGGGCCGAGATGGGCACCCAGTTCGCCTTCATGAACCCGGGCGGCATCCGGGCCAGGATCCAGGCCGGCGAGGTCACCTGGGGGGAGCTGTTCGCGGTCCAGCCGTTCGCCAACGACCTGGTCAAGATGGACCTGACCGGGGCCCAGATCTGGACCCTGCTGGGCCAGCAGTTCCAGACGCCCTCGAACCGGATCCTGGAGATCTCGGGCCTCCACTACCGCTACCACCTGACCTCCCCGACCACCGGGGTGATCGACGCCGTCTTCGTCGGCCCCCCGGGTGACGACTCCACCCCGGTGCCCAACGACGCCAGCGTCACCTACACGGTCACGGTCAACTCGTTCCTGGCCGGCGGCGGCGACGGGTTCACGGTGCTCCGCGAGGGCACCAACCGCGTGGTCGGCCCGGTCGACCTCGACGCCCTGGTCGAGTACGTCGAGGGGCTCCCCACGCCCTTCACCAGCCAGATCGAGGGTCGGATCGTGCTCACCACCTAG